The proteins below come from a single Gossypium raimondii isolate GPD5lz chromosome 2, ASM2569854v1, whole genome shotgun sequence genomic window:
- the LOC105787627 gene encoding mitogen-activated protein kinase kinase kinase 20: protein MEWVRGDTIGSGSFGTVNLVVPKNGCSRSPLAAVKSCEVIDSVSLKNEKEVLDRIGSCPQIVRCFGDDYTVEKGVKLYNLFLEYASKGSLADEVKKSGGKLPESDVKRYGKSILKGLRFVHSKGFVHCDVKLRNVLLFGNGDVKLADFGLAKRNGGKQGMEIRGTPLNLAPESVNENSYDSPVDIWAFGCAIVEMFTGKPAWNFEPGTNMAGLLIKIGVSDEVPEIPLELSEEGKDFLGKCFVKDPKNRWTAEMLLDHPFMAGDEIISLNRCQEEEESISCSFEEFSASPRCPFDFPDWVSTESTVSSYVSSGLDRVRELVCDEVPNWLASENWITLR, encoded by the coding sequence ATGGAGTGGGTTCGAGGGGATACGATTGGGAGTGGAAGTTTCGGCACTGTAAATTTGGTGGTACCCAAAAACGGGTGTTCAAGATCACCATTAGCAGCGGTCAAATCATGTGAAGTGATCGACTCTGTTTCACTCAAGAACGAAAAAGAAGTGCTCGATCGAATCGGTTCTTGTCCACAAATTGTCCGTTGTTTTGGCGATGATTACACGGTTGAAAAGGGTGTTAAGCTGTATAATTTGTTCTTGGAATACGCCAGTAAAGGAAGTTTAGCTGATGAAGTTAAAAAAAGCGGCGGAAAATTGCCGGAATCCGATGTTAAACGGTATGGGAAATCGATACTTAAAGGGTTACGATTTGTTCATTCAAAAGGGTTTGTTCATTGTGATGTTAAGCTACGCAATGTTCTTTTGTTTGGTAATGGGGATGTAAAATTAGCTGATTTTGGATTGGCGAAAAGGAATGGGGGAAAACAGGGGATGGAAATTAGGGGGACGCCGTTGAATTTAGCACCGGAGTCTGTTAATGAGAATTCTTATGATTCGCCGGTGGATATTTGGGCATTTGGATGTGCCATTGTTGAAATGTTTACGGGAAAACCAGCTTGGAACTTCGAACCAGGGACGAACATGGCGGGTTTATTGATTAAAATCGGGGTTAGTGATGAAGTACCAGAGATTCCACTAGAATTATCCGAGGAAGGAAAAGATTTTCTCGGAAAATGCTTCGTTAAAGATCCGAAGAACCGATGGACGGCTGAGATGCTACTTGATCATCCGTTCATGGCCGGCGATGAGATTATTTCATTAAATCGATgtcaagaagaagaagaatcaaTATCTTGTTCATTTGAAGAATTTTCAGCTTCACCGAGATGTCCCTTTGATTTCCCAGACTGGGTTTCAACTGAGTCAACAGTTTCGAGTTACGTTTCATCGGGTTTGGATCGGGTTCGTGAATTGGTTTGTGATGAAGTACCTAATTGGCTAGCTTCAGAGAACTGGATCACATTGAGgtag
- the LOC105787630 gene encoding F-box protein At5g67140, whose protein sequence is MEQEAEIDRLPIDLLAHIFLMITSFTDLAQASGVCRKWKQGVKQALARRQTLSFAGFKMDDDSTARLVHHAYSLKELDISRSRWGCQITDNGLCQISLAKCVSSLTSISLWGITGITDKGVVKLITRANSLQHLNVGGTFITDESLSAIADSCPRLKSIVLWSCRQVTETGLFVLVSKCRKLESINVWGTRVPLDCFIGLLTIRPALQIKPQGLPLNVMLPVV, encoded by the exons ATGGAGCAAGAGGCAGAAATTGATCGTTTGCCGATTGACTTATTGGCTCATATATTCCTCATGATTACTTCTTTCACCGATTTAGCCCA GGCAAGTGGGGTTTGTAGGAAATGGAAACAAGGCGTGAAACAGGCCCTTGCTAGAAGACAAACCCTGAGTTTTGCTGGTTTTAAAATGGATGATGATTCCACTGCTCGTCTTGTTCATCATGCTTATAGCCTCAAAGAACTCGATAT TTCAAGGAGTCGTTGGGGTTGCCAAATTACTGACAATGGACTATGCCAAATTTCATTAGCAAAGTGTGTTAGCAGCTTGACATCTATTTCCCTTTGGGGTATCACAGGCATTACTGATAAAGGTGTTGTTAAATTG ATAACAAGAGCCAATTCCTTACAACATCTAAACGTTGGAGGTACATTCATTACAGATGAATCCTTATCCGCCATTGCAGATAGCTGTCCACGATTAAAG AGTATTGTCCTATGGAGTTGTCGTCAAGTGACAGAAACAGGGCTGTTTGTACTTGTAAGTAAATGTCGGAAACTAGAGTCAATCAATGTATGGGGTACAAGAGTTCCTCTAGATTGTTTCATTGGATTGCTTACTATCCGTCCAGCTCTTCAAATAAAACCACAAGGTTTGCCCTTAAATGTAATGTTACCTGTCGTATAA
- the LOC105787628 gene encoding PI-PLC X domain-containing protein At5g67130: protein MLACWTDYLSLCRVTAAIGYLFLLLFSFFITVYTACFNGNCQLLDSCSQATDCGPGLYCGNCPSLGKSQPFCTRGQAIMPTSIVGGLPFNKYSWLMTHNSFSIVDAPSLQGVQRLTFYNQEDTVTNQLMNGVRGLMLDMYDFNGDIWLCHSFRGQCFNFTAFQPAINTLREVETFLSQNPSEIVTIVIEDYVHTPKGLSNLFVNAGLDKYWFPVSKMPKKGEDWPTVNEMVQANHRLLVFTSVASKEAEEGIAYQWKYILENEAGDPGVKPGSCPNRKESRPLNSKSASLFLMNYFPSYPVETEACKEHSARLADMIGTCFKAAGSMMPNFLAVNFYMRSDGGGVFYDLDSMNGQRLCGCNTIAACQAGAPFGSCKNITMPSSSPMTNTAGSFSGSVQFSKSASTIYYPNQFAIGFFSIPWMLLLL, encoded by the exons ATGTTGGCGTGTTGGACGGATTACCTTAGCTTATGCAGAGTCACAGCTGCAATTGGGTACTTGTTTTTGTTACTCTTCTCTTTCTTCATCACCGTTTACACTGCTTGTTTCAATGGAAATTGCCAG TTGCTTGATTCATGTTCCCAAGCTACAGATTGTGGTCCGGGTCTTTATTGTGGGAATTGCCCATCTTTGGGCAAGAGTCAACCTTTTTGTACCAGAGGCCAAGCTATTATGCCCACTTCCATT GTTGGTGGTTTGCCTTTCAACAAATATTCATGGTTGATGACCCACAATTCCTTCAGTATAGTGGATGCTCCATCTTTACAAGGTGTTCAAAGATTGACATTTTACAATCAAGAAGACACTGTCACTAATCAATTGATG AATGGAGTGAGGGGGTTGATGTTGGACATGTACGATTTTAATGGCGATATTTGGCTCTGTCATTCGTTCCGGGGACAATGCTTCAACTTCACTGCCTTT CAACCTGCAATTAACACCTTGAGGGAAGTGGAAACATTTTTGAGTCAGAATCCATCGGAGATTGTAACAATTGTAATTGAGGACTATGTGCACACGCCAAAAGGACTGAGTAACCTTTTTGTAAATGCTGGTTTGGATAAGTATTGGTTTCCCGTGTCGAAGATGCCAAAAAAGGGTGAAGATTGGCCTACTGTGAACGAAATGGTGCAAGCTAATCACAGGCTTTTGGTTTTCACCTCGGTTGCCTCGAAGGAAGCAGAGGAAGGGATTGCTTACCAGTGGAAGTacatattagaaaatgaag CTGGAGATCCAGGGGTAAAGCCAGGCTCATGCCCGAATAGAAAAGAATCACGGCCACTCAATTCAAAAAGCGCCTCTCTTTTCCTCATGAATTATTTCCCAAGTTACCCGGTTGAAACCGAAGCTTGCAAAGAGCATTCAGCACGACTAGCTGACATGATCGGCACCTGCTTCAAAGCAGCAGGGAGTATGATGCCAAACTTTTTAGCAGTCAACTTCTACATG AGGAGTGATGGAGGCGGTGTTTTCTATGATTTGGATAGCATGAATGGCCAAAGATTATGTGGATGTAATACAATTGCTGCTTGCCAG GCTGGAGCACCATTTGGATCTTGCAAGAACATTACAATGCCTTCTTCAAGTCCAATGACCAATACTGCCGGAAGCTTTTCTGGATCTGTTCAATTCTCGAAATCCGCTTCAACAATCTATTATCCTAATCAATTCGCTATCGGGTTCTTTTCTATTCCATGGATGTTGCTTTTATTGTGA
- the LOC105789452 gene encoding filament-like plant protein 7 isoform X2, with product MDQKIWLWRKKSTEKIILGTDKLNISQKGNDEEILVSDKKELENELKILNEKLASALCDCNYKDELVKEHENMALQAIAGREKAESEATSLKEKLDEALQRRVASEERVTHLDAALKECMRQLRFVREEQERRICDAVVSVSKEFEKSGKGLEEKLAETSKRVNKLGVENTNLSKALLAKEKMIDDLNKQRARVETDFNALMARLQSMEKDNAALIYEVRVLEKEVEIRNEEREFNRRTAEATSKQRLENVKKIAKLESECQRLRLLVRKRLPGPAALAKMKDEAEMLGKDSVEMRRRKLNTSPTSPRLDPIVDYSDCPSKKINILTEQLHAMEEENKALMEALNSKTSELQLARAMYARAATKFSDVEFQFEESSKSLPNDESTRNSSLLASMSDVGIDDKASSAESGASALISELEHLRNGQLKKSLSHQTVVSSEINLMDDFAEMEKLALVSVDKLSGSSHVSLDEGNGKLRPLQTEPNGKEIVLVPDSQCDHSMLNNEMKPKSQLLNKVPGRIEDITKVIFEQSRATQRNPDEILEDIRKALACMTSPNTAESFDEKEGSDRPGSSDLSCISSYVSWKPSNSSLKVDSCNEDADVNICSEENSNPQFHPDSCKSICKIIELIEGINLPSTDYNIPETMSEKSRDSFSYKHSETASGYIVRVFQWKTLELGAVLEQFVQACYDLLNGKTDLNKFTEELTSVLDWIINHCFSLQDVSSMRDAIKSHFDWDESQSESDSEVGIVDKFHLTTPYNNEDKNFIQKKEPISSNSLLNQLEESEKTIETLQAELHTSRKAEEMTERQVEKPKWRTNEIFDKQHTLTKYKQNECHEELVTTCLDSVTENEIPSSEVEQDGNQIRTNCEIRAASEKLAECEETILNLGKQLKALASPKQASLFDNVITTRTEIVSPTTSTIPTPTWTKLNSRRSSLLDQMISEDKAKGKGNPGSAFVSNGTTPITPTENTLVLNQNKHQEDNKAAAKSLAIVPKQKQGGRLWKKLFQGKGFRC from the exons ATGGACCAAAAAATCTGGCTATGGAGGAAAAAATCCACAGAGAAGATCATTCTTGGTACTGACAAACTAAACATTTCCCAGAAAGGCAATGATGAGGAG ATTCTTGTTTCTGATAAAAAGGAATTAGAGAATGAGCTGAAAATCTTAAATGAAAAGCTTGCCTCTGCTCTTTGTGACTGTAATTACAAAGATGAACTTGTGAAGGAACATGAAAATATGGCACTGCAAGCTATTGCAg GAAGGGAGAAGGCAGAATCGGAGGCAACTTCTTTAAAGGAAAAACTGGATGAAGCATTGCAGCGGAGAGTTGCGAGTGAAGAAAGGGTAACACATTTAGATGCGGCCCTCAAAGAATGCATGCGGCAACTCCGGTTCGTTCGAGAAGAGCAGGAGCGAAGGATTTGCGATGCAGTGGTGAGCGTTTCGAAGGAGTTCGAGAAATCGGGGAAGGGTTTAGAGGAGAAGTTGGCTGAGACTAGTAAAAGGGTTAATAAATTAGGTGTTGAGAATACTAATCTTAGTAAGGCTCTCTTGGCAAAGGAAAAAATGATTGATGATTTAAACAAGCAAAGGGCTCGGGTCGAGACCGATTTCAATGCACTAATGGCGAGATTACAATCGATGGAGAAGGATAATGCTGCTTTGATATACGAGGTTAGAGTGCTCGAGAAAGAAGTTGAGATCAGGAATGAAGAGAGAGAATTCAATCGTCGAACGGCGGAAGCAACGAGCAAGCAACGTTTAGAAAATGTGAAGAAAATTGCTAAGCTTGAATCGGAATGTCAACGGTTGCGTCTCTTAGTCCGGAAACGGTTGCCGGGTCCTGCCGCTTTGGCTAAGATGAAAGATGAAGCTGAAATGTTGGGAAAGGACTCTGTTGAAATGAGGAGGAGAAAATTGAATACTAGTCCTACCAGTCCGAGGCTTGACCCCATAGTTGATTATTCGGACTGCCCGAGCAAGAAGATTAACATCCTAACTGAGCAGTTGCATGCCatggaagaagaaaataaggCTCTCATGGAAGCCCTTAATAGCAAAACAAGCGAACTTCAATTGGCAAGAGCCATGTATGCACGCGCTGCTACCAAATTCTCGGATGTTGAGTTCCAGTTCGAAGAATCCTCCAAAAGTCTGCCAAACGATGAGTCAACCAGGAACAGTTCACTGTTGGCATCAATGTCGGATGTTGGCATAGATGATAAAGCTAGCAGTGCGGAATCCGGGGCTTCAGCTCTGATTTCTGAACTCGAGCATTTAAGGAATGGACAATTAAAGAAGTCGTTGTCACACCAAACTGTTGTGTCTTCAGAAATAAATCTGATGGATGACTTTGCTGAAATGGAAAAATTAGCTTTAGTCTCTGTTGATAAACTGTCTGGAAGTTCTCATGTTTCTTTGGATGAAGGTAATGGGAAGCTCAGACCATTACAAACTGAACCGAATGGAAAGGAGATAGTCCTTGTTCCTGACAGTCAGTGTGACCATAGCATGTTGAACAATGAAATGAAGCCCAAAAGTCAGTTGCTTAACAAAGTTCCCGGTAGGATAGAGGACATAACGAAAGTGATCTTTGAGCAAAGCCGTGCAACTCAAAGAAACCCGGATGAAATACTTGAGGATATTCGAAAAGCTTTGGCCTGCATGACCTCTCCGAACACTGCTGAAAGTTTTGACGAAAAAGAGGGTTCAGACCGTCCCGGTTCCTCTGATCTGTCTTGTATTAGTAGCTACGTGTCATGGAAACCGTCGAACAGTTCTTTGAAAGTGGATTCATGTAACGAGGATGCCGATGTTAATATCTGCTCAGAAGAGAATAGCAACCCACAGTTTCATCCTGATTCTTGTAAATCAATTTGCAAGATAATTGAGCTAATTGAAGGAATCAACTTACCGTCAACGGATTATAATATCCCTGAGACCATGTCCGAGAAGAGTAGGGATTCTTTCTCGTACAAGCACTCCGAAACAGCTTCAGGCTACATAGTTCGAGTTTTCCAATGGAAAACTTTGGAACTCGGTGCTGTTTTAGAGCAATTTGTGCAAGCTTGTTATGATTTGTTGAATGGAAAAACAGACCTCAACAAATTTACCGAAGAATTAACTTCAGTTCTGGACTGGATCATTAATCATTGCTTTTCCCTTCAAGATGTTTCGAGCATGAGAGATGCAATTAAAAGCCATTTCGATTGGGATGAAtcgcaaagtgaaagtgattcagAAGTTGGAATTGTTGATAAATTTCACCTAACCACTCCTTACAACAATGAGGACAAGAACTTCATTCAAAAGAAAGAGCCTATCTCGAGTAACTCTCTGTTAAATCAACTCGAGGAATCTGAAAAAACCATTGAGACATTGCAGGCGGAGTTGCATACATCAAGAAAAGCCGAGGAAATGACCGAAAGGCAAGTTGAAAAACCGAAGTGGAGGACAAACGAAATCTTCGATAAACAGCATACCTTGACCAAATACAAACAAAATGAATGCCATGAAGAGTTGGTGACCACATGCCTTGACAG TGTGACGGAAAACGAAATACCGAGCTCCGAAGTCGAGCAGGATGGGAATCAGATTCGAACT AACTGTGAGATTCGGGCTGCTTCCGAAAAGTTAGCCGAGTGCGAAGAGACTATACTAAACTTGGGAAAGCAGTTAAAAGCTTTGGCATCTCCAAAACAGGCATCCCTGTTTGACAACGTTATCACCACTCGAACCGAAATTGTTTCTCCAACAACATCAACTATTCCAACTCCAACATGGACAAAGTTGAATAGCCGAAGATCCTCTCTATTAGATCAGATGATAAGTGAGGATAAAGCCAAAGGAAAAGGCAATCCCGGTTCTGCATTCGTCTCTAATGGGACGACACCGATAACGCCTACAGAAAATACCCTCGTTTTAAATCAAAACAAACACCAGGAAGACAATAAAGCTGCAGCCAAATCTTTAGCTATTGTTCCTAAACAAAAACAAGGTGGAAGATTATGGAAGAAGCTTTTCCAAGGAAAGGGTTTTCGATGTTGA
- the LOC105789452 gene encoding filament-like plant protein 7 isoform X1, protein MDQKIWLWRKKSTEKIILGTDKLNISQKGNDEEMQILVSDKKELENELKILNEKLASALCDCNYKDELVKEHENMALQAIAGREKAESEATSLKEKLDEALQRRVASEERVTHLDAALKECMRQLRFVREEQERRICDAVVSVSKEFEKSGKGLEEKLAETSKRVNKLGVENTNLSKALLAKEKMIDDLNKQRARVETDFNALMARLQSMEKDNAALIYEVRVLEKEVEIRNEEREFNRRTAEATSKQRLENVKKIAKLESECQRLRLLVRKRLPGPAALAKMKDEAEMLGKDSVEMRRRKLNTSPTSPRLDPIVDYSDCPSKKINILTEQLHAMEEENKALMEALNSKTSELQLARAMYARAATKFSDVEFQFEESSKSLPNDESTRNSSLLASMSDVGIDDKASSAESGASALISELEHLRNGQLKKSLSHQTVVSSEINLMDDFAEMEKLALVSVDKLSGSSHVSLDEGNGKLRPLQTEPNGKEIVLVPDSQCDHSMLNNEMKPKSQLLNKVPGRIEDITKVIFEQSRATQRNPDEILEDIRKALACMTSPNTAESFDEKEGSDRPGSSDLSCISSYVSWKPSNSSLKVDSCNEDADVNICSEENSNPQFHPDSCKSICKIIELIEGINLPSTDYNIPETMSEKSRDSFSYKHSETASGYIVRVFQWKTLELGAVLEQFVQACYDLLNGKTDLNKFTEELTSVLDWIINHCFSLQDVSSMRDAIKSHFDWDESQSESDSEVGIVDKFHLTTPYNNEDKNFIQKKEPISSNSLLNQLEESEKTIETLQAELHTSRKAEEMTERQVEKPKWRTNEIFDKQHTLTKYKQNECHEELVTTCLDSVTENEIPSSEVEQDGNQIRTNCEIRAASEKLAECEETILNLGKQLKALASPKQASLFDNVITTRTEIVSPTTSTIPTPTWTKLNSRRSSLLDQMISEDKAKGKGNPGSAFVSNGTTPITPTENTLVLNQNKHQEDNKAAAKSLAIVPKQKQGGRLWKKLFQGKGFRC, encoded by the exons ATGGACCAAAAAATCTGGCTATGGAGGAAAAAATCCACAGAGAAGATCATTCTTGGTACTGACAAACTAAACATTTCCCAGAAAGGCAATGATGAGGAG ATGCAGATTCTTGTTTCTGATAAAAAGGAATTAGAGAATGAGCTGAAAATCTTAAATGAAAAGCTTGCCTCTGCTCTTTGTGACTGTAATTACAAAGATGAACTTGTGAAGGAACATGAAAATATGGCACTGCAAGCTATTGCAg GAAGGGAGAAGGCAGAATCGGAGGCAACTTCTTTAAAGGAAAAACTGGATGAAGCATTGCAGCGGAGAGTTGCGAGTGAAGAAAGGGTAACACATTTAGATGCGGCCCTCAAAGAATGCATGCGGCAACTCCGGTTCGTTCGAGAAGAGCAGGAGCGAAGGATTTGCGATGCAGTGGTGAGCGTTTCGAAGGAGTTCGAGAAATCGGGGAAGGGTTTAGAGGAGAAGTTGGCTGAGACTAGTAAAAGGGTTAATAAATTAGGTGTTGAGAATACTAATCTTAGTAAGGCTCTCTTGGCAAAGGAAAAAATGATTGATGATTTAAACAAGCAAAGGGCTCGGGTCGAGACCGATTTCAATGCACTAATGGCGAGATTACAATCGATGGAGAAGGATAATGCTGCTTTGATATACGAGGTTAGAGTGCTCGAGAAAGAAGTTGAGATCAGGAATGAAGAGAGAGAATTCAATCGTCGAACGGCGGAAGCAACGAGCAAGCAACGTTTAGAAAATGTGAAGAAAATTGCTAAGCTTGAATCGGAATGTCAACGGTTGCGTCTCTTAGTCCGGAAACGGTTGCCGGGTCCTGCCGCTTTGGCTAAGATGAAAGATGAAGCTGAAATGTTGGGAAAGGACTCTGTTGAAATGAGGAGGAGAAAATTGAATACTAGTCCTACCAGTCCGAGGCTTGACCCCATAGTTGATTATTCGGACTGCCCGAGCAAGAAGATTAACATCCTAACTGAGCAGTTGCATGCCatggaagaagaaaataaggCTCTCATGGAAGCCCTTAATAGCAAAACAAGCGAACTTCAATTGGCAAGAGCCATGTATGCACGCGCTGCTACCAAATTCTCGGATGTTGAGTTCCAGTTCGAAGAATCCTCCAAAAGTCTGCCAAACGATGAGTCAACCAGGAACAGTTCACTGTTGGCATCAATGTCGGATGTTGGCATAGATGATAAAGCTAGCAGTGCGGAATCCGGGGCTTCAGCTCTGATTTCTGAACTCGAGCATTTAAGGAATGGACAATTAAAGAAGTCGTTGTCACACCAAACTGTTGTGTCTTCAGAAATAAATCTGATGGATGACTTTGCTGAAATGGAAAAATTAGCTTTAGTCTCTGTTGATAAACTGTCTGGAAGTTCTCATGTTTCTTTGGATGAAGGTAATGGGAAGCTCAGACCATTACAAACTGAACCGAATGGAAAGGAGATAGTCCTTGTTCCTGACAGTCAGTGTGACCATAGCATGTTGAACAATGAAATGAAGCCCAAAAGTCAGTTGCTTAACAAAGTTCCCGGTAGGATAGAGGACATAACGAAAGTGATCTTTGAGCAAAGCCGTGCAACTCAAAGAAACCCGGATGAAATACTTGAGGATATTCGAAAAGCTTTGGCCTGCATGACCTCTCCGAACACTGCTGAAAGTTTTGACGAAAAAGAGGGTTCAGACCGTCCCGGTTCCTCTGATCTGTCTTGTATTAGTAGCTACGTGTCATGGAAACCGTCGAACAGTTCTTTGAAAGTGGATTCATGTAACGAGGATGCCGATGTTAATATCTGCTCAGAAGAGAATAGCAACCCACAGTTTCATCCTGATTCTTGTAAATCAATTTGCAAGATAATTGAGCTAATTGAAGGAATCAACTTACCGTCAACGGATTATAATATCCCTGAGACCATGTCCGAGAAGAGTAGGGATTCTTTCTCGTACAAGCACTCCGAAACAGCTTCAGGCTACATAGTTCGAGTTTTCCAATGGAAAACTTTGGAACTCGGTGCTGTTTTAGAGCAATTTGTGCAAGCTTGTTATGATTTGTTGAATGGAAAAACAGACCTCAACAAATTTACCGAAGAATTAACTTCAGTTCTGGACTGGATCATTAATCATTGCTTTTCCCTTCAAGATGTTTCGAGCATGAGAGATGCAATTAAAAGCCATTTCGATTGGGATGAAtcgcaaagtgaaagtgattcagAAGTTGGAATTGTTGATAAATTTCACCTAACCACTCCTTACAACAATGAGGACAAGAACTTCATTCAAAAGAAAGAGCCTATCTCGAGTAACTCTCTGTTAAATCAACTCGAGGAATCTGAAAAAACCATTGAGACATTGCAGGCGGAGTTGCATACATCAAGAAAAGCCGAGGAAATGACCGAAAGGCAAGTTGAAAAACCGAAGTGGAGGACAAACGAAATCTTCGATAAACAGCATACCTTGACCAAATACAAACAAAATGAATGCCATGAAGAGTTGGTGACCACATGCCTTGACAG TGTGACGGAAAACGAAATACCGAGCTCCGAAGTCGAGCAGGATGGGAATCAGATTCGAACT AACTGTGAGATTCGGGCTGCTTCCGAAAAGTTAGCCGAGTGCGAAGAGACTATACTAAACTTGGGAAAGCAGTTAAAAGCTTTGGCATCTCCAAAACAGGCATCCCTGTTTGACAACGTTATCACCACTCGAACCGAAATTGTTTCTCCAACAACATCAACTATTCCAACTCCAACATGGACAAAGTTGAATAGCCGAAGATCCTCTCTATTAGATCAGATGATAAGTGAGGATAAAGCCAAAGGAAAAGGCAATCCCGGTTCTGCATTCGTCTCTAATGGGACGACACCGATAACGCCTACAGAAAATACCCTCGTTTTAAATCAAAACAAACACCAGGAAGACAATAAAGCTGCAGCCAAATCTTTAGCTATTGTTCCTAAACAAAAACAAGGTGGAAGATTATGGAAGAAGCTTTTCCAAGGAAAGGGTTTTCGATGTTGA
- the LOC105787631 gene encoding rust resistance kinase Lr10, producing MVTGGVLIPRTLLGIIGLIALVTYKWQRKHLSADDKIEEFLRSQNNLMPIRYSYNEIKRITKGFKDKLGEGGYGSVFKGKLRSNHLVAVKLLGKAKTNGQDFISEVATIGRIHHVNVAKLVGFCVEGSKQAFVYDFMPNGSLDKIIFSGEDKITLSWQKTFEIAIGVARGIEYLHRGCDTQILHFDIKPHNILLDENFVPKVSDFGLAKLYSVDDSIVSLTAARGTLGYIAPELVYKNIGGISYKADVYSFGMLLMEMIGKRKNLNEFVEHSSQTYFPSWVYDRFNQGEDIELGDAPLTSTEKTIVTKMIIAAFWCIQMKPTDRPSMSKVLEILDTDIKFLEMPPKPYQLLLESSSSTEDYFTKSTLVDYN from the exons ATGGTAACAG gtgGAGTTCTGATACCAAGAACATTGTTGGGCATAATTGGCTTGATTGCATTGGTTACATATAAATGGCAAAGGAAGCATTTATCTGCTGATGATAAAATTGAAGAGTTTCTTCGAAGTCAGAATAATTTAATGCCTATAAGGTATTCTTATAATGAGATAAAAAGAATTACTAAAggttttaaagataaattaggTGAAGGAGGCTATGGTTCAGTGTTCAAGGGAAAACTTCGAAGCAATCATCTTGTGGCAGTGAAACTATTGGGCAAAGCTAAAACAAACGGTCAAGATTTCATTAGTGAAGTTGCTACGATAGGGAGGATTCATCATGTTAATGTAGCGAAACTTGTTGGGTTTTGTGTAGAAGGATCAAAACAAGCTTTTGTATATGACTTCATGCCAAATGGATCTCtcgataaaattatattcagtggagaagataaaattacattaagtTGGCAGAAAACGTTTGAAATTGCAATTGGGGTAGCTCGAGGGATTGAATACTTGCATCGAGGATGTGATACACAAATTCTACATTTCGATATCAAGCCGCACAACATTCTTCTAGATGAGAACTTTGTACCAAAAGTTTCAGATTTTGGTCTTGCAAAATTATATTCAGTAGATGACAGCATCGTATCTCTCACAGCAGCACGAGGTACATTAGGATATATTGCTCCTGAGTTGGTTTACAAAAACATCGGAGGCATCTCGTATAAAGCCGATGTGTATAGTTTTGGAATGTTATTAATGGAAATGATAGGAAAGAGGAAGAATTTAAACGAATTCGTTGAACACTCGAGCCAAACATACTTCCCCTCATGGGTTTATGATCGATTCAATCAAGGAGAGGATATAGAGTTAGGAGATGCTCCATTGACAAGTACCGAAAAGACAATTGTGACGAAGATGATAATAGCAGCCTTTTGGTGTATACAAATGAAACCTACCGATCGTCCTTCAATGAGCAAAGTACTGGAAATACTCGACACAGATATCAAATTTCTTGAAATGCCTCCAAAACCATATCAACTTCTTCTTGAATCATCAAGCAGTACTGAAGATTATTTTACTAAATCCACCTTAGTTGATTATAATTAG
- the LOC128031962 gene encoding LEAF RUST 10 DISEASE-RESISTANCE LOCUS RECEPTOR-LIKE PROTEIN KINASE-like 1.2 has protein sequence MNLKPQLPLICLLALIAIVRANDDCAPLRCGNLTIGYPFRLKTQPRNCGDPRFELDCENSTDSVVLIIEQEKFYVQNISYSDYTIRFVDPSLVDTNNCSIPLSSFPLSGSSCDQYMIETIDFQFMYIVNCMTLMESRIYIDASRCINGSGSSSSQQSYFYFLVGRTPPSEFDPSCIVVARVPGDFRNISGLPTSDVYEKLSKGFEMSWRYYNMSCEDDQGFFIVHM, from the coding sequence ATGAATCTCAAACCACAACTTCCCTTAATTTGCCTCTTGGCCCTAATTGCTATCGTACGTGCAAATGATGATTGCGCCCCTTTGCGGTGCGGAAACCTTACCATCGGCTACCCATTTCGACTAAAGACTCAACCCCGCAATTGTGGTGATCCGAGGTTCGAATTGGACTGTGAGAACAGTACCGACAGCGTAGTTTTGATCATCGAACAAGAGAAATTCTATGTCCAAAACATATCGTATTCCGATTACACGATACGATTTGTCGATCCGAGCTTGGTTGATACAAACAATTGCTCCATTCCTCTTAGTTCCTTTCCTTTATCCGGTTCTAGTTGTGATCAATACATGATTGAAACAATTGATTTTCAATTCATGTATATAGTGAACTGTATGACACTAATGGAATCTCGGATTTATATCGATGCCTCTCGTTGCATCAACGGTAGCGGTTCATCTTCTAGCCAACAgagttacttttattttttagtcgGACGTACGCCGCCAAGCGAGTTCGATCCATCTTGCATAGTCGTAGCCCGTGTTCCTGGTGATTTTCGGAACATCTCAGGGTTGCCGACATCAGACGTGTACGAAAAGCTATCGAAGGGGTTCGAAATGTCATGGAGGTATTACAATATGAGCTGCGAGGATGATCAGGGATTTTTCATCGTACATATGTGA